In Neoarius graeffei isolate fNeoGra1 chromosome 9, fNeoGra1.pri, whole genome shotgun sequence, one genomic interval encodes:
- the gpr161a gene encoding G-protein coupled receptor 161: MMNSSKNGTAVESLGASGTMVLESASIIVIALLICLGNLLIVVTLYKKPYLLTPSNKFVFSLTLSNLLLSVLTLPFVVASSLQREWMFGVVWCNFTALLYLLVSSASMLTLGAIAIDRYYAVLYPMIYPMKITGNRATVAIVYIWLHSLVGSLPPLFGWSAFEFDNFKWACTAAWYKEVGYTSFWVTWCCLLPLAAMLVCYSVIFRVARIKARKVYCGTVVVAQEESSMQKNGRKNSNTSTSSSSSRKSLIYSGNQCKAFITILVVIGTFLATWGPYVVVIGTEALWGKGSVSPQLETLASWLSFTSAACHPLIYGLWNKTVRKELLGMCFGDRYYRESFVTRHRTSRLFSISNRITDLGMSPHLTAMLVGGGQLIEPASSTGDTGFSYTQDSATDIMLLDNYSSDTSHFTHYNGFKRRSSVTFEDQVEQPYKSDFPTVQVTADVHKSLDSFAACLAKAIENDAKLQLFGDSTSIPSSLLMVRNTPRGPRYQAGQRLRMESIDEGIVKDDDDEENAPDESV, translated from the exons ATGATGAACAGCAGCAAGAATGGCACAGCAGTGGAAAGTTTGGGTGCCAGCGGGACCATGGTGCTCGAGTCAGCCTCAATCATAGTTATAGCTTTGCTTATCTGCTTGGGAAATCTGCTCATTGTTGTGACGCTTTATAAGAAGCCATACCTGCTGACACCCAGCAACAAGTTTGTGTTCAGCTTGACCTTGtccaacctgctgctgtcagTGCTCACGCTCCCTTTCGTGGTAGCCAGCTCTCTGCAGCGGGAATGGATGTTTGGGGTGGTGTGGTGCAACTTCACAGCCTTGCTTTATCTGCTTGTTAGCTCGGCTAGCATGCTCACGCTAGGAGCCATTGCTATTGATCG GTACTATGCTGTATTGTACCCCATGATCTACCCCATGAAGATCACAGGAAATCGGGCCACAGTGGCCATTGTTTACATCTGGCTTCACTCTTTAGTGGGCTCCCTGCCACCACTCTTTGGTTGGTCAGCATTTGAGTTTGATAACTTCAAGTGGGCCTGCACAGCAGCCTGGTACAAGGAAGTTGGCTATACATCTTTCTGGGTCACTTGGTGCTGCTTACTTCCCCTGGCGGCTATGCTAGTATGCTACAGTGTTATTTTCCGTGTTGCTCGTATCAAAGCACGTAAGGTGTATTGTGGGACTGTGGTGGTTGCCCAGGAGGAGTCTAGCATGCAGAAGAATGGTCGCAAGAACTCCAACACCTCCACTTCATCTAGCAGCAGCCGCAAGAGCCTCATTTACTCAGGCAACCAGTGCAAAGCTTTCATCACCATCCTGGTGGTGATAGGGACATTCTTGGCCACTTGGGGGCCCTATGTAGTGGTGATTGGAACTGAGGCATTGTGGGGAAAAGGAAGTGTTTCTCCACAGCTAGAGACTCTAGCATCCTGGCTATCTTTCACCAGTGCAGCATGCCACCCATTAATCTATGGGCTGTGGAACAAAACTGTGCGTAAGGAGCTGCTGGGCATGTGCTTCGGGGACCGCTACTACAGAGAGTCATTCGTCACACGTCACAGGACATCACGACTCTTCAGCATCTCAAACCGGATCACTG ACCTGGGGATGTCTCCACACCTGACAGCCATGCTAGTTGGAGGAGGGCAGCTTATAGAGCCTGCCAGTAGCACTGGTGATACTGGGTTCAGTTATACTCAAGACTCAG CTACAGACATCATGCTACTGGATAACTACTCATCTGACACCTCCCATTTCACACACTACAATGGCTTTAAAAGAAGAAGCTCTGTAACATTTGAGGACCAAGTGGAACAACCTTataaaa GTGACTTCCCAACAGTCCAAGTTACTGCCGATGTCCATAAGTCCCTTGACAGCTTTGCAGCCTGTCTGGCAAAGGCCATAGAGAATGATGCCAAGCTGCAGCTGTTTGGGGACAGCACGTCAATTCCTAGCAGTTTATTGATGGTACGCAACACACCAAGAGGACCACGGTATCAAGCTGGACAGAGACTTAGGATGGAGAGCATTGATGAAGGAATAgtcaaagatgatgatgatgaagaaaatgCCCCTGACGAATCTGTCTGA